From the genome of Cryptococcus tetragattii IND107 chromosome 6, whole genome shotgun sequence, one region includes:
- a CDS encoding protein CFT1, with amino-acid sequence MHALHQTLLPSSSIHYSLFLSHFTPSTIYPLPKPPAAVDTPDVKVIGNLVVAGAEVLRVFEIREESVPIIENVKLEEDVAEGKKDVQMEEVGDGFFDDGHAERAPLKYQTTRRLHLLAQHELNGTVTGLAATRTLESAIDGLDRLIVSFKDAKMALLEWSRGDIATVSLHTYERCPQMNTGDLQSYVPLLRTDPLSRLAVLTLPEDSLAVLPLIQEQSELDPLSEGFSRDAPYSPSFVLSLSDVSTTIKNIQDLLFLPGFHSPTIALLFSPMHTWSGRLQTVKDTFCLEIRTFDLSSGTSYPLLTSVSGLPSDSLYLVACPSELGGIVLVTSTGIVHIDQGGRVAAACVNAWWSRITSLKCSMASVSQKLTLEESRCVFVTPHDMLLILQNGAVHQVRFSMEGRAVGLIEVLDEGCLVPPPSDLTVAGDGAVFVGSAEGDSWLAKVNLVRQRVERAEEKKDEMEVDWDEDLYGDINDAALDEKAQEQFGPAAVTLSPYDVLTGVGKIMDIEFGIAASDQGLRTYPQLVAVSGGSRNSAFNVFRRGIPITKRRRFNELLNAEGVWFLPIDRQTGQKFKDIPEAERATILLSSEGNATRVFALSSKPTPQQIGRLDGKTLSAAPFFQRSCILHVSPLEVVLLDNNGKIIQTVCPRGDGPKIVNASISDPFAIIRRADDSVTFFVGDTVARTVAEASIVSEGESPVCQAVEVFLDTTGVYRTFEPSKSESSESIPNQIDSEHKPNIPNGVNGPTARSTRQAQLTPQQIKRLQEQEPAITTEAPNMETAINSSHGTQWLALVTRSGELQIRSLPDLQVVLQSEGLGSSAPSFTDDLGENPGYVLGEKREEGEEEDEIIQMVFCPIGKGTVRQHLLALHHSGRLNAYEAQPRFTVDASSHSRRSLAVRFRKVHTQLLPISGGVGTTNGSARLPYTIVPFNNIEGLTGAFITGEKPHWIISSEAHPLRAFALKQAAMAFGKTTHLGGKGEYFIRIEDGSFICYLPPTLNTDFAIPCDRYQMERTYTNITFDPTSAHYVGAASIEVPFQAYDEEGEIQLGPDGPDLIPPTNQRSTLELFSQGSDPWKVIDGYEFDQNEEVMSMESVNLESPGAPGGYRDFIAVGTGFNFGEDRATRGNTYIFEILQTVGPQGGGGPGSVPGWKLVRRTKDPARHPVNAVNHINGYLLNTNGPKLYVKGFDHDAQLMGLAFLDIQLYATTVKVFKNFMLIGDLCKSFWFVSLQEDPYKFTTISKDLQHVSVVTADFLVHDGQVTFISSDRNGDMRMLDFDPTDPDSLNGERLMLRTEYHAGSAATVSKVIARRKTTEEEFAPQTQIIYATADGALTTVVSVKDARFKRLQLVSDQLVRNAQHVAGLNPRAFRTVRNDLLPRPLSKGILDGQLLNQFALQPIGRQKEMMRQIGTDAVTVASDLQALGGFW; translated from the exons atgcACGCTCTCCACCAGACCCTTCtcccctcatcctccataCACTactccctctttctctcccactTCACCCCCTCAACCATCTACCCCCTTCCAAAACCCCCCGCGGCAGTCGACACTCCCGATGTCAAGGTAATCGGCAACCTCGTTGTCGCTGGAGCAGAAGTCTTGAGGGTGTTTGAAATACGGGAAGAAAGCGTCCCGATAATAGAAAATGTCaaattggaagaggatgtggctgagggcaagaaggatgtgcagatggaagaggtCGGCGACGGGTTCTTTGATGATGGCCATGCAGAA CGGGCTCCTTTAAAATACCAAACGACTCGGCGGCTGCATCTCTTGGCGCAACATGAACTCAACGGCACGGTGACTGGTTTGGCAGCTACGAGAACGCTCGAAAGTGCTATCGACGGTTTAGACAGGTTGATTGTGTCTTTCAAGGATGCAAAG ATGGCACTTTTGGAATGGTCAAGAGGAGATATCGCAACAGTGTCTTTGCACACCTATGAGCGATGCCCTCAAATGAACACTGGTGACTTGCAGAGCTATGTCCCACTGCTCAGGACAGACCCGTTATCAAGACTGGCTGTCCTCACTCTCCCTGAAGACTCATTAGCGGTTTTGCCTCTGATTCAGGAGCAGTCAGAATTAGACCCATTATCGGAAGGCTTCTCTCG TGATGCACCTTACTCGCCCTCATtcgtcctctccctttcggATGTGTCTACAACTATTAAGAACATCCAAgatctcctcttccttcccggCTTCCACTCTCCCACTATCGCGCTCCTCTTTTCACCCATGCACACCTGGTCAGGTAGACTACAAACCGTCAAAGATACATTTTGCTTGGAGATCCGTACCTTTGACCTTTCCTCCGGCACTTCCTATCCCCTCCTCACATCCGTCTCTGGTCTCCCCAGCGACAGTCTGTACCTCGTCGCATGTCCTTCAGAACTCGGCGGTATCGTCCTTGTGACCAGTACCGGTATTGTGCACATCGACCAAGGCGGTCGAGTGGCTGCTGCTTGCGTCAACGCCTGGTGGTCTCGAATTACATCACTCAAATGCTCAATGGCTTCTGTATCCCAGAAACTTACCCTCGAAGAATCACGGTGTGTCTTTGTCACTCCTCATGACATGTTGCTCATCCTTCAGAATGGTGCGGTCCATCAAGTGAGGTTTAGCATGGAAGGCAGGGCAGTAGGGTTGATCGAGGTGCTGGATGAGGGATGTCTCGTTCCTCCCCCATCAGATTTGACTGTGGCAGGCGATGGTGCTGTGTTTGTCGGTTCTGCGGAGGGTGATTCATGGTTGGCCAAGGTCAATCTTGTCAGGCAGCGAGTCGAAAGggcagaggagaaaaaggatgagatggaagtaGACTgggatgaag ATCTGTATGGTGATATCAATGACGCTGCACTTGACGAAAAGGCGCAAGAACAATTTGGTCCCGCCGCAGtcactctttctccttATGATGTATTGACAGGTGTTGGGAAGATTATGGATATTGAATTTGGTATCGCTGCTTCCGATCAAGGA TTACGCACTTACCCCCAACTGGTAGCTGTCAGTGGTGGATCTCGCAACTCAGCGTTCAACGTCTTCCGC CGAGGTATTCCTATAACGAAGCGCCGCCGATTCAACGAGCTGCTCAATGCCGAAGGTGTCTGGTTCCTTCCTATCGATAGACAAACAGGACAAAAGTTCAAGGATATTCCAGAAGCGGAGAGAGCGACAATATTGCTGAGCAGTGAAGGAAATGCTACCAGA GTCTTTGCGCTGTCCTCTAAACCTACCCCCCAGCAAATAGGAAGGCTTGACGGCAAGACCCTGTCAGCAGCACCATTCTTCCAGCGATCATGTATCCTGCATGTTTCGCCTCTAGAAGTCGTTCTCTTGGACAATA ATGGTAAAATAATTCAAACTGTCTGCCCTCGTGGTGATGGTCCCAAGATTGTGAATGCCAGTATCTCTGATCCGTTCGCGATCATCCGCCGAGCAGACGATAGCGTCACCTTCTTTGTCGGTGATACTGTTGCAAGAACGGTTGCTGAAGCATCTATCGTCTCCGAAGGA GAGTCTCCGGTTTGCCAGGCAGTAGAGGTCTTTTTAGACACCACCGGCGTCTATCGTACTTTTGAGCCTTCCAAATCCGAGTCCTCGGAATCCATTCCCAATCAGATTGACTCTGAACATAAACCTAACATCCCCAACGGCGTCAACGGTCCCACCGCGCGTTCCACCCGCCAAGCCCAGCTCACCCCTCAGCAGATCAAGCGATTACAAGAGCAAGAACCTGCCATTACTACGGAAGCACCTAACATGGAGACTGCTATTAACTCCTCCCATGGCACTCAATGGCTTGCGCTTGTGACGAGAAGTGGGGAACTGCAGATACGGTCCTTACCCGATCTGCAGGTTGTACTGCAGAGTGAGGGTTTGGGATCGTCCGCACCGAGTTTTACGGATGATTTAGGTGAAAATCCTGGATATGTGCTTGGtgagaaaagggaagaaggtgaagaggaggacgagattATACAGATGGTATTCTGCCCCATTGGAAAGGGAACTGTCAGGCAGCACTTGCTC GCTCTTCACCACTCGGGTCGATTAAACGCTTACGAGGCTCAACCTCGCTTCACTGTTGACGCGTCGTCCCATTCTCGTCGTTCGCTCGCAGTTCGATTCCGTAAAGTTCACActcaacttcttcccataTCGGGTGGTGTCGGTACCACCAACGGCAGCGCTCGGTTGCCTTACACCATTGTCCCCTTCAACAATATTGAAGGTTTGACCGGAGCGTTTATTACCGGAGAAAAACCGCACTGGATTATCTCAAGTGAGGCACATCCTCTGAGGGCATTTGCGTTGAAACAGGCGGCGATGGCGTTTGGTAAGACGACTCATCTGGGTGGGAAGGGCGAATACTTCATCAGAATAGAAGAT GGTTCCTTCATTTGTTACTTACCTCCCACACTTAACACCGACTTTGCGATTCCTTGCGATCGGTACCAAATGGAGCGAACTTATACCAATATAACGTTCGATCCAACATCCGCTCATTATGTCGGAGCCGCTTCTATTGAGGTACCATTCCAAGCgtatgatgaagagggagagatcCAGTTGGGACCAGATG GTCCTGACCTTATCCCTCCGACCAACCAACGATCAACTCTTGAACTTTTCTCGCAAGGTTCTGATCCTTGGAAAGTTATCGATGGTTATGAGTTTGATCAAAACGAAGAAGTCATGAGTATGGAAAGTGTGAACTTGGAATCGCCTGGTGCGCCGGGTGGCTATAGGGACTTTATCGCCGTGGGAACTGGTTTCAATTTTGGTGAAGATCGAGCTACGAGAGGGAAT ACATATATATTTGAGATCCTTCAAACGGTCGGGCCGCAAGGAGGGGGAGGCCCTGGTAGTGTACCAGGATGGAAATTGGTTAGGAGGACAAAAGACCCTGCAAGACATCCCGTGAATGCTGTGAATCACATTAACGGTTACTTGTTGAATACCAATGGCCCAAAG CTGTACGTTAAAGGTTTCGACCACGACGCCCAGCTCATGGGTCTCGCTTTCCTCGATATCCAATTATATGCTACCACTGTGAAAGTGTTTAAGAACTTCATGCTCATTGGCGACCTTTGCAAAAGTTTCTGGTTTGTTTCACTTCAGGAAGATCCGTACAAGTTCACGACTATCAGTAAAGATTTGCAACACGTCTCGGTTGTGACCGCAGACTTCCTCGTCCACGATGGCCAGGTGACCTTCATCTCCAGCGATAGGAACGGTGATATGAGAATGCTTGACTTCGATCCCACTG ATCCCGACTCGCTGAATGGTGAACGCTTGATGCTGAGAACAGAATACCATGCTGGGTCTGCTGCCACAGTATCTAAGGTGATTGCCCGTAGGAAAACTACAGAGGAGGAATTTGCACCGCAAACACAGATTATCTATG CCACGGCTGACGGAGCGTTGACGACTGTTGTTTCTGTTAAGGATGCGAGGTTCAAACGGTTACAGCTCGTATCTGACCAATTAGTCAGGAATGCCCAGCATGTTGCGGGTCTCAACCCTCGAGCTTTCAG AACTGTTCGTAACGACCTTTTACCGCGCCCCTTATCGAAGGGTATCCTGGACGGTCAACTTCTAAACCAGTTCGCTCTTCAACCGATAGGAAGGcaaaaggagatgatgcgACAGATCGGCACGGATGCTGTTACCGTTGCTAGTGATTTGCAGGCCCTGGGCGGGTTCTggtaa